A region of the Myxococcales bacterium genome:
GATTGAAGTTCGACCGCTGTGGCTGACCGGCCGTCCTTCATCTGAAATCGTGCCCGGCGCCAACTATAAGAAATAGCAAGGGTATTGCCTTGGAAACAAGAAAATCCGGTTACCAAAAGGCCGGTTTTTTAACGAGGTTTTGGCAAAAAAGTCAGGCGGTCGAGTACTGGTGAAAGCCGGTGGGATGATACGTGACGGTCGGTTCGTCGGGATTGCCGGCGCCAACATGAATGACCCGTTCCTCGCCGGCCACGGAAAACGGTTTTTCGGCGATCAGGAAAAAGGTCGCCTGGTCCTTGTCCTGCCAGAAACGGATTTGAAAGGACGTTTGCGCTTTCTTTTTCGGTTGCGTCTCTTCGCGCAGCGTCCACAACTCGACGCTGTGTACGGTTTTTTCATCGACCCGGATCTTGCCGATTTCGCTGATCAAGGGCAGCCCGGGAATGAAGTGCGAACGGTAAAGAAAACGGATCGTGAGGGGCAAATCGCGCGGCGCGACGCAAATTGGGACCGAAGCATAACCGATTTCGCCTTCCTGGGTGCGAAAGGAAAAACGGTACGGCCCGCCGCCGACGATGCCGTCGAAGTACAAATATTGCAAAAAATGGCCCGATTTCCCGATGAACCGCCGCAGATCGATGCCCAGGGGCAAATGGCTTTTTTCGGCGAAATCGCTGATCCAGTTGGTTGACTTCGCCCGTTTGTCGTCGGCGTAGCCAAGAATGAGTTCCACCGGATCCAGGCCGACGGCAGTGGCGATTTGAATGGCCTGCCCGAAGGACGGACTTCGCTCACCCGACAAATAACGGGTCAGTGTGCTGGGGGCGATGGAATGCTTTCCCTTGTTGGCGATGGCGGCGGCGATCGCCGTCAGTTTC
Encoded here:
- a CDS encoding helix-turn-helix domain-containing protein, with the protein product MLEQLIRSRTTRVRLNIMALERAIAGAKLTAIAAAIANKGKHSIAPSTLTRYLSGERSPSFGQAIQIATAVGLDPVELILGYADDKRAKSTNWISDFAEKSHLPLGIDLRRFIGKSGHFLQYLYFDGIVGGGPYRFSFRTQEGEIGYASVPICVAPRDLPLTIRFLYRSHFIPGLPLISEIGKIRVDEKTVHSVELWTLREETQPKKKAQTSFQIRFWQDKDQATFFLIAEKPFSVAGEERVIHVGAGNPDEPTVTYHPTGFHQYSTA